Part of the Ignavibacterium album JCM 16511 genome, CCCCAATCACGCATTTTAAGTAATTGTTCATAATAATTGATTGCCTCTTCGAAAAGATTTTTTGCTTCACTTATTTGTGCAAGATACAGAATTGAGTTTATTAGAAATCCGGATTCTTCTTCTTTATCAATTTGTTTAGATATTTCAACACATTTTGACAAATATATTTTTGCTGAATCAAGTTCATTGCTCAATTTGTAGTTGTATCCAACATAATAATTAGCTTCGCGAAGTGCTACCGGGAAATTATATCCATAATAATTTTCATTTGCTTTTCTTAGAACATCTTTGAACAGTGAATCAGCAAATTGCATTTTCCCTTGTCGCACATAAATTCTACCAAGCCATCTTTGGAATGTAGGATTATCCGGGAAATCATCAAGAAGGATTTTAGCAAACTCTTCCGCCTGCCAGGGATTAGATTCATAACGATAATAGATAGTCATCAGAAAATATCTTGCTTCGTACTTTGCATACTTTCCATTGAATGCAGTGTTTCTTAATTGCTTCAGACCTTCTTCTTTATTTCCACTTGGGAAAAAAATCATAAGTGGTTTTATTATCGGATATTCATCAGGAATCACAGCAGCATAATAATTATAGATTCCAAAGCCAAGCTGAACATCAAGATTATTTGGATCAAGTTTCGAAGCCCTTTCAACAATAGGCAAAGCTTCCCTTCCATCATCAGCAGCTTTAAGCCAGCTTTCACGTAGTGATCTTAATCTGCCCCGGAATCCGATTGAACCTCCTTTGAAAAAAAGCGCATCAACATTATTAGGATCTTTTTCTAAAATTTTATCGCATTGGAAAATTACATCTTCAAGTTTCTGGAAAAAGATTTCGTCGTGGGATTCATTTTCAACATCGAGCAGAATTTTCCACCAGTCAATCATTGCAAGGAAAAATCGTCCGGCAGGATGATTTGGATAATCAGCAATCAGTGAACGAAAAGTTTTTTCTGCCTCTTCAAATTTGATATTGTAGATTTGCTTTATTCCCAATTCAACACGAGACTCGAAATCTGACTGTTGAGCAAATATATTGGTCGATAAAAAGATAAACAGAATGATTTTTTTCATAACCTAAAAAATTTTGAATTAAATTTTTGAATGATTAGACAGATAAACAAGTGAAAAATCAAATACAAACAAGAAACCTTCGAAATTATTAAAACCTCGGAGAATTCATTATTGACTGCGCAAAAAAGAGCGGACAATTTACCCGCTCTTTATAATTTTTCACAAAGAGTTTAGAATCTTCTTTGATTAATTTCCAAAAAACAAAATTGTCATTCTGAGGAGCGAAGCGACGAAGAATCTATATTTTACAAACTATTCAAAATCTTCATAGTAGGGTTCGGACTCTGTCCGAACCGCAGAAAATCACGAAGGAATGAACAGGAGTTCGTTCCTAACATAAAAATAAAATTGATTAATAAAAAAGAGCGGGTAATTAACCCACTCTTATTAGATTTAACTCAATAATATCTAAAAGTCTCTTCTCCTTAGGATGGCACAGGCATTCCTAACGGAAGAGGGATTTGGGATGAGGCCCTACTTAACTACCATCATCTTCTTACTTGATACAAAAGAACCTGCTGTGAGTTTATCTGTATCAATATCAATTGATTATTATTTCACCCCTTTGGGGTTTTTGTTTTTTGGTTTATTCTTCTATAAATATTTCATCCCTTTGGGATTTAATTTGAATTATGAATCAGTTGATTGTGCAGATTAGAATTAGATTGGATAATCCTGAAGTTAAAGCTGAATAATTAAAATGGTTTTAGACAAACTTCCTCTGGCTGCCTTTTGAGTATGCATTGCTGTTATTGCTTAACTGCGTGCCTTTAAGATTTGCCTGTACTGTTGCTCCTTCCTGCTTAAAGACAACCGGTGTTTCAAGCGAATCAGGATATTGAAACTCTGCACTACCCTGTGGACTTGCACTCCAGCCCTGAAAATAAAACCTGTGTGTTCTGCCGGTTTGCTGTAGTTGTATATCCTGCATAACATCCGCTTTTACGGAGTAGTAAGGTTTGTTAGGATCGGGTGTTTGATTTAAGGGGTAAAATCAGTTGAGCAAATAATAATTGCTCTGATAGAAAAGAAACAAACACTATTACCGAAAAAATAATATTTCTCATTTTTGATTTCCTTCCTAAATTGTTTAAAGTTTAGTAATCCGCGTTAATTTTATTTTGCAATAAAAAAGCGTTCATATCTTTGTGATATGTGCTGTTAACCGACTTTTTTTATTGCTTTGCAAGCTAAGGGTGGCGCTGCAACCTCACCCTTAGCGTTAAATAAATTTATTTTTACTTCACCTCCTTTCAGGTTCTTTTTCCAAGGACTATAATTGCTTTTCTGCCGTTGAAACCGACTAATGTTACTATATTACCATTATTTGAAATCCCGCTTAATACACCTGTATTTGATGATATCTCATTCAGATAATTATGCCAAGAAGAACCATTAAAATGCACTATCTCTAAATAGCTACCCACTGCAAAAACATCATTGATATCACTACCCCGTATTCCATCTCCTCCATAATTTGTCACTAATCCTCTCTGATATCGTTTCCATATTGAATCCCTTAAGGTATGCTTGTAATGGATTCCCGCTCCCGCCACATAATATTTACTGCCTGATTTAAACCATAAACCGCCTACATCCCACGATAAGCCAGTGTTGTTTTCCTCTACAACATTGTTCTTTTCAATACGGAGAACTTTAATCCCTTTATCAACATCTACTTCTGCAGCAATTGCAAGTATCTCGTAACTATTTGTTCTAGTATTAAAATCACCCCAAATATCTCTTATCGGCAGTGTCGTCCCGCTCTCTATCTTCGTCCATTTTCTTCCATCCCAATGCGCTATGTTGCCATTGTTGCCTACAATATAAAAATCTTCACTTGAACTACCCCACATTTAATTAATCAACGCTGGGAAAAATGGTGATGTATCTATTGACTTATAAACAACCCCATTCCAATGTATTATACTTGCTATCCCAAACCATATATCGTTTTGATTAAACGCATAAATTGCTCTTAATGCTGTATAATAATTCTTACCATTATATTGGTAAGGGATACGTAGTAGTTCCCACTTAGTTCCATCCCAGTGCACGGCGTTGTATGCATTCGGGTCGGGTCTGCCAAGTGAGTCAAGCATATATATCTTACCCACTGCCCAAATGTTGTTTTCATCTATTATGGCTACATCATAAAGCGTGCTGCTGCTGTGCTGCCCAAACTCCCAGCTCTGCCAGGTAAAGTCGTGACTCGTCGTGTCCATCGTTGTTACCGTAAGCTCATTGCTCGAGGTAATGATTTGTTGATTGGATGATTGGACAATTGATTTAAATTTATATGTCTGGTTTGGCAGCAGGGAATCTACATATAGCAAAGTATCACCGTAGCACAGAATATTATTCTGTGCTTCACTGTTTTTGTACAGTGTAACATTTGCAGGCAATTGGAGGTTTGTAATCCTAAGGTTTATCCAAGCTTCTGTGCAGCTTACATCCTCAAGCTCAAGTTTAAGCTCCGGCTCAAGCTTCGGTTCTGTGGTTTGCTTGCAACCAAATAGCAGTATAGTCATACTTAAAAAAAGGAATAACACAACAGAGCGTAGAAATGGTTGAGTGATTGAATGAATGAATGGTTGAATGATTGAATGAATTATCGATTGATTGATTGACTTATAATTTATTAGCATAACAATTTCTCTGTTGCTGTTATCAATAATACAACCACCGTGCAAAAGAAAATTAGTTTATCGTTAATTCAAAAACCAGATAAAAAAAGAAATGTTTTGTTTACACAAAGCAAAGTAAAAATATTTTGGCGACAGAATTGACGAAAAGATAAGAGTTAAATCTTTTTTGATTAAAGATTCCTCACTTCGTTCGGAATGACATAACAAATTGTTTTTCAGAGGTTTGTGAGTTCAAAATGTTGTAAAAAAGTTTGATGATAGATTTGTCGACAAGCTGATTAAAAAGAAAACAAAATTGTCATTCTGAGGAGCGAAGCAACGAAGAATCTATATTTACAAATATTTTAGAATCTTCATAGTAGGGTTCGGACTTTGTCCGAACCGCAAAAATTCAACACATCAGGAACGAACAGGAGTTCGTTCCCTACAAAAAAGTTTAAAGTGGGATTAGAATATTATTTTATCATTCAAATATTTTGACAACTGATCAATACTTACTCTTTCCTGCAACATCGAATCACGATCACGAACAGTTACAGTTCTATCTTCAAGAGTTTGTGTATCAACAGTTATGCAGAACGGAGTTCCTGCTTCATCCTGCCTTCTGTATCTTCTTCCGATTGCACCTTTATCATCATAAAA contains:
- a CDS encoding tetratricopeptide repeat protein → MKKIILFIFLSTNIFAQQSDFESRVELGIKQIYNIKFEEAEKTFRSLIADYPNHPAGRFFLAMIDWWKILLDVENESHDEIFFQKLEDVIFQCDKILEKDPNNVDALFFKGGSIGFRGRLRSLRESWLKAADDGREALPIVERASKLDPNNLDVQLGFGIYNYYAAVIPDEYPIIKPLMIFFPSGNKEEGLKQLRNTAFNGKYAKYEARYFLMTIYYRYESNPWQAEEFAKILLDDFPDNPTFQRWLGRIYVRQGKMQFADSLFKDVLRKANENYYGYNFPVALREANYYVGYNYKLSNELDSAKIYLSKCVEISKQIDKEEESGFLINSILYLAQISEAKNLFEEAINYYEQLLKMRDWGNSHSIAEMNLKRLKG